A section of the Virgibacillus sp. NKC19-3 genome encodes:
- the spoVAC gene encoding stage V sporulation protein AC has protein sequence MADKKKKNLPPEAQSYQAFQDKREVKRPLLKNCIKAFFVGGFICFIGQVITTFYIYYFNFTEQTAGSPTVATLIFITMLLTGFGVYDRIGQFSGAGSAVPVTGFGNAVISSAIEYRTEGFILGVGSNMLKLAGPVIVYGVFSAFIIALLKTILIKWGGL, from the coding sequence ATGGCAGATAAAAAGAAAAAAAATTTACCTCCAGAAGCACAATCCTATCAAGCATTTCAAGACAAGCGTGAAGTAAAAAGGCCCTTATTAAAAAACTGTATAAAAGCATTTTTTGTTGGTGGGTTCATCTGTTTTATCGGCCAAGTGATAACGACTTTCTATATTTACTACTTTAATTTTACCGAGCAAACAGCCGGGAGTCCAACAGTAGCCACACTTATTTTCATCACAATGCTATTAACCGGATTTGGTGTTTATGATCGTATCGGGCAATTTTCCGGCGCAGGTTCTGCCGTTCCTGTTACAGGATTTGGAAATGCGGTTATTTCTTCGGCTATCGAATACCGGACAGAGGGGTTTATCTTAGGTGTAGGAAGTAATATGTTAAAGCTCGCCGGTCCGGTTATAGTATATGGCGTGTTTTCTGCATTTATCATCGCACTCTTAAAAACAATTCTTATAAAATGGGGTGGATTATAA
- a CDS encoding YwpF-like family protein codes for MKTFKLKSLEIIEQRDDNLMPKKIPLKDGLTINREDDNNQWVIEAFIDYSYLHYFNELKKENEIMLQVKITKESNEPATFITTIIGVNEIGEHMNVLFLGSIVDRRKNKVEEILIGLIDEGYQGNDLIKKFKDVVAKKLD; via the coding sequence ATGAAAACCTTTAAGCTGAAATCGTTGGAAATTATCGAACAAAGAGATGATAATCTTATGCCAAAAAAAATTCCCTTAAAAGATGGTCTTACGATTAACCGGGAAGATGATAATAATCAATGGGTTATCGAAGCTTTTATTGACTATTCCTACTTGCATTATTTTAATGAACTAAAGAAAGAAAATGAGATCATGCTCCAGGTAAAAATCACCAAAGAAAGTAATGAACCCGCTACATTTATCACGACCATTATTGGAGTCAACGAAATAGGGGAACATATGAATGTGCTATTTTTAGGGTCAATTGTTGATCGACGTAAAAATAAAGTGGAAGAGATCCTAATTGGTTTAATTGATGAAGGGTACCAAGGAAATGATTTAATAAAGAAATTTAAAGATGTAGTGGCTAAAAAGTTAGATTGA
- the lepB gene encoding signal peptidase I, with the protein MAEKKKKNELLEWTKAIIIAIIIAFILRTFIFATSIVEGESMEPTLESGERVIVNKAVYLLDEPDRGDVVIIQRPSKNYVKRVIGLPGETIEISDNTLFINGEKYQQTFLNEEDLQRTGNSGPIEVPDDSYFVMGDNRGISKDSRNGLGFIAEDEIIGRSEFIIYPFSEWGKTR; encoded by the coding sequence TTGGCTGAAAAGAAAAAGAAAAACGAATTGCTGGAATGGACAAAGGCTATTATTATTGCTATCATCATAGCTTTCATTTTACGAACCTTTATATTTGCCACTTCGATCGTTGAAGGAGAAAGTATGGAGCCAACGCTGGAAAGCGGTGAACGAGTAATCGTTAATAAAGCAGTTTACTTACTTGATGAACCTGATCGTGGAGATGTAGTTATTATTCAAAGACCTTCGAAAAATTATGTAAAACGTGTCATTGGCTTACCCGGTGAAACCATCGAAATAAGTGACAATACATTATTCATTAACGGAGAAAAATATCAGCAAACATTTTTAAATGAGGAAGACTTACAACGAACCGGAAATTCAGGTCCTATTGAGGTCCCCGATGATTCTTACTTTGTAATGGGAGACAATCGTGGGATAAGTAAAGACAGCAGAAATGGATTGGGATTTATAGCTGAAGATGAGATTATTGGAAGGTCAGAATTTATCATATATCCGTTTAGTGAATGGGGCAAAACCAGGTAA
- a CDS encoding cory-CC-star protein produces MLEYVKKMIQFYEEVLSMPHRQEIARELRDEDDLFLLLLYSEMIGIPNPIYYYTLELYPYMIENFHDWHLRMGMDKSPLTGIRCC; encoded by the coding sequence ATGTTGGAATATGTGAAAAAGATGATTCAATTTTATGAGGAAGTATTAAGCATGCCACATCGTCAGGAAATTGCTCGTGAACTACGGGATGAGGATGATTTGTTTCTGTTATTGTTGTATTCTGAGATGATTGGCATACCAAATCCAATTTATTATTATACACTGGAACTTTATCCATACATGATCGAGAATTTCCATGATTGGCATTTGCGTATGGGTATGGATAAATCGCCTCTAACAGGAATTCGCTGCTGCTAG
- a CDS encoding TrkH family potassium uptake protein encodes MNHRNPFSWWINKRSPVQILLIFYSIAVVLSTIIMSLPVIYQDDVAISFVDILFTAVSALSVTGLSTIVITDTLSTSGIIVLAFIMQLGAVGVMAIGTFIWLLLGKKIGLKERRLIMTDQNQTSFEGMVRLIKQIVYLLLTVELISFFILGTYFLQYFPTVGEAYLQGFFATISAVSNGGFDITGESLVLFKDDYFVQFINMILIIFGAIGFPVLIELKEYILSKLGKRGEVRFSLFSKVTTTTFFILIVIGALFIYILDVGHFFADKSWHEALFYAFFQSVTTRSGGLATMDVSQLTEQNHLFMSFLMFIGASPSSAGGGIRTTTFALVVIFIITFARGRRSIRIFNREVYEEDLLKAVTVTLLAIILVFISIILISVAEPYSLSQTLFEATSAFGTVGLSSGITSELSAFSKIILMFLMFIGRVGIITILFSFKTNKKSGNYHYPKEKMIIG; translated from the coding sequence ATGAATCATCGAAATCCTTTTTCCTGGTGGATAAATAAACGTTCGCCTGTGCAAATTCTATTGATTTTTTATTCTATTGCGGTTGTTTTATCAACAATAATTATGTCTTTGCCTGTCATTTATCAGGACGATGTAGCTATCTCCTTTGTCGATATCCTTTTTACAGCAGTAAGTGCTTTAAGTGTTACCGGATTAAGTACCATCGTGATTACGGATACACTCAGTACAAGTGGTATTATCGTTCTTGCATTTATTATGCAGTTAGGTGCAGTAGGAGTTATGGCAATTGGTACATTTATTTGGCTGCTTTTAGGCAAGAAAATTGGTTTGAAAGAGCGTCGTCTAATTATGACAGACCAAAATCAAACTTCTTTTGAAGGCATGGTTCGCTTGATTAAACAAATCGTTTATTTATTATTAACGGTCGAATTGATTAGCTTTTTTATTTTGGGGACCTATTTCCTGCAGTATTTTCCAACTGTTGGAGAAGCTTATTTACAAGGTTTTTTTGCAACAATAAGTGCCGTATCAAATGGTGGTTTTGATATTACCGGTGAGTCGTTAGTTCTATTTAAGGATGATTACTTTGTACAATTTATAAATATGATCTTAATTATTTTTGGAGCCATTGGTTTTCCGGTTCTCATCGAGTTAAAAGAATATATATTGTCAAAATTAGGCAAACGTGGGGAAGTGCGCTTTAGTCTGTTTTCAAAAGTAACGACAACTACTTTTTTTATCCTGATTGTCATTGGTGCTTTATTTATTTACATACTGGATGTTGGTCATTTTTTTGCGGATAAATCTTGGCATGAAGCATTGTTTTATGCGTTTTTTCAATCTGTGACTACTAGAAGCGGTGGCTTAGCTACAATGGATGTCAGTCAACTGACAGAGCAAAATCATCTGTTTATGTCTTTCTTAATGTTTATCGGAGCTTCTCCTAGTAGTGCAGGTGGCGGTATTCGAACAACAACCTTTGCGCTTGTAGTCATTTTTATTATTACATTTGCCAGAGGTAGAAGAAGTATTCGTATTTTTAATCGGGAGGTGTATGAGGAAGACTTGTTAAAAGCCGTTACTGTAACTTTGCTGGCGATTATTCTTGTATTTATTTCCATCATACTGATCTCGGTTGCAGAACCATATTCTTTAAGTCAAACGCTCTTTGAAGCCACATCAGCTTTTGGAACTGTCGGGCTTTCTTCTGGTATAACAAGTGAATTATCTGCATTTAGCAAGATTATTCTCATGTTCTTAATGTTTATTGGTAGGGTTGGTATCATTACAATTTTATTTTCGTTTAAAACGAATAAGAAAAGCGGAAATTACCATTATCCAAAAGAAAAAATGATCATTGGCTAA
- a CDS encoding zinc-binding dehydrogenase: MKAFVHEYGELKVKDVQDPVAGRGEVVVHLHVAGLNRRDVGLPNRRGRTEDTLVLGSDGAGVIASVGDGVTRVKVGDDVIINPSLRWEENSDAPPKEFDILGMPDHGTFAEKIVLSAAQVEKKPEHLTWEEAGVLALSALTGYRALFTKGQVKEGDTVFIPGAGSGVATYLIQFAKNIGAKVIVTSRNVEKQRQAKELGADIILDTASDWTKELVNETVDLVIDSVGQATFNRSLEVLKKGGRIVIFGATTDDTVDFNLRQFFYGQYQLFGSTMGSRQELIAMLEHIENFKTHPVVDQTFSLDEAAKAFEYLQEGKQFGKIAVRMN, from the coding sequence ATGAAAGCATTTGTACATGAATATGGAGAATTAAAAGTCAAGGATGTTCAGGATCCGGTTGCAGGGCGCGGAGAGGTAGTCGTTCATTTGCATGTAGCAGGTTTAAATCGACGTGATGTTGGTCTTCCAAATCGAAGAGGACGTACGGAAGATACATTAGTACTTGGTTCAGATGGTGCTGGCGTCATTGCGTCAGTAGGTGATGGGGTTACACGTGTGAAAGTGGGTGATGATGTTATTATTAATCCTTCTCTACGTTGGGAGGAAAATAGTGACGCACCGCCAAAGGAGTTTGATATTCTTGGCATGCCGGACCATGGCACTTTCGCTGAAAAAATTGTTCTTTCTGCAGCACAAGTCGAGAAAAAGCCGGAACATTTAACATGGGAAGAAGCTGGTGTTTTAGCATTAAGCGCATTAACAGGATATCGAGCACTTTTTACAAAAGGGCAGGTGAAAGAAGGAGACACGGTATTTATTCCTGGAGCAGGTAGTGGTGTGGCAACGTATCTCATTCAGTTTGCGAAAAATATAGGGGCAAAAGTAATCGTTACTTCCCGAAACGTAGAAAAGCAAAGGCAAGCAAAGGAATTGGGAGCAGACATTATATTGGATACAGCTAGTGACTGGACGAAGGAGCTAGTAAATGAAACGGTTGATTTAGTAATTGACAGTGTTGGACAAGCTACATTTAACCGTTCATTAGAGGTTTTGAAAAAAGGTGGACGAATCGTGATATTTGGTGCTACCACAGACGATACAGTAGATTTTAATTTACGCCAATTTTTCTATGGCCAATATCAGCTGTTCGGATCAACCATGGGTAGCAGACAAGAACTCATCGCAATGCTGGAACATATAGAAAATTTTAAAACACATCCTGTCGTTGATCAGACCTTCTCATTGGACGAAGCAGCGAAAGCTTTTGAGTATTTGCAGGAAGGGAAGCAGTTCGGAAAGATTGCTGTGCGGATGAATTAA
- a CDS encoding FbpB family small basic protein — MRPKSLNFEQLVQQNKRELLDDEKSLSQLEIRLDKKQADAREKSQERH; from the coding sequence ATGAGACCAAAATCGCTAAATTTTGAACAACTCGTTCAACAAAATAAAAGAGAATTATTAGATGATGAAAAAAGCCTTTCCCAATTAGAAATAAGGCTGGATAAAAAACAAGCAGACGCAAGAGAAAAAAGTCAGGAGCGGCATTAA
- a CDS encoding ArsA family ATPase, which translates to MEVLAKHIIFVGGKGGVGKSTSAAAIAWKSAKSGNKTLLVSTDPAHNLGDIFKQSIGGKITLVADNLSALEIDPEIETDKYIKSVKENIKDTVQSSMMEEVHRQLDTAKASPGADEAALFDKLISIILEERKHFDKLIFDTAPTGHTIRLLSLPELMGVWINGLLQKRRKTNENYSQLLNDGDPVEDPIYDVLRERQERFSKAREVMLDGKKTGFIFVLNPERLPILETKKAIELLDQYHLHVKTVIVNKVLPDDADGEFLLQRREHEKQYVSMIEETFQRQERIYVPLFSHDVTNTDQLAEFSIYYEKG; encoded by the coding sequence GTGGAAGTATTAGCAAAGCATATTATTTTTGTTGGTGGTAAAGGCGGTGTGGGAAAATCTACTTCTGCTGCTGCGATTGCTTGGAAGTCTGCGAAATCCGGAAATAAGACATTACTTGTGTCTACAGATCCTGCACATAATTTAGGAGATATTTTTAAGCAGTCCATTGGTGGGAAAATAACGCTAGTTGCAGATAATTTGTCCGCATTGGAAATAGATCCGGAAATAGAAACAGATAAATATATAAAAAGTGTAAAAGAAAATATTAAGGATACTGTACAATCAAGTATGATGGAAGAGGTTCATCGGCAGTTGGACACAGCTAAGGCTTCCCCAGGAGCGGATGAAGCTGCGTTGTTTGATAAGCTAATATCCATTATTTTAGAGGAGCGAAAGCATTTCGATAAGCTGATTTTTGATACAGCACCAACAGGACACACCATACGATTATTATCACTTCCTGAACTAATGGGTGTTTGGATAAATGGATTGCTGCAAAAAAGAAGGAAAACGAATGAAAATTATTCCCAGCTATTAAACGACGGGGATCCGGTTGAGGATCCGATTTACGATGTGTTGCGGGAAAGGCAGGAACGCTTTTCAAAAGCCCGAGAGGTTATGCTGGATGGGAAAAAGACGGGTTTTATTTTTGTACTGAACCCGGAAAGACTCCCAATTTTAGAAACGAAAAAGGCGATTGAATTATTGGATCAGTATCATTTGCATGTAAAAACTGTAATCGTGAATAAAGTTCTGCCAGATGATGCAGACGGAGAATTTTTGCTGCAGCGAAGAGAGCATGAAAAACAGTATGTGTCCATGATTGAAGAAACATTTCAAAGACAGGAACGTATTTATGTGCCGTTATTCTCCCATGATGTAACGAATACAGATCAATTAGCGGAATTTAGTATATATTATGAGAAAGGGTGA
- the spoVAD gene encoding stage V sporulation protein AD produces the protein MLIGHQTWTFENKPVIISTGTVGGPFEANGNIPNDFDILHEDMWQRQASFEKSQQVMMEEACQVAVKKSIIEKEQVEFFISGDLINQITPSNFAAKTMGIPYLGLFSACATSMESLALAAFFINSNGANYILSGTSSHNAAAEKQFRYPTEYGGQKPPTAQWTVTGAGCALVGKDGIGPVVTSSTIGKVVDMGITDPFNMGGAMAPAAVNTIETHFKERNVDPDFYDLIITGDLGHIGREVSLDLMNERGLNVREEQFVDCGLTIYREDQPVLAGASGPACSSIVTYGHFLNQMKKGDLKRILVVATGSLHSPMSIQQKDPIPCIAHAVSIESGSETL, from the coding sequence ATGTTGATTGGACATCAGACATGGACCTTCGAAAATAAACCTGTGATTATTTCTACCGGTACAGTAGGTGGGCCATTTGAGGCGAATGGAAACATTCCAAATGATTTTGATATTTTACATGAAGACATGTGGCAAAGGCAGGCATCTTTTGAAAAATCACAGCAAGTAATGATGGAAGAAGCCTGTCAGGTAGCCGTCAAAAAAAGCATCATTGAAAAAGAACAAGTTGAATTTTTTATAAGTGGGGACTTAATCAATCAAATTACTCCTTCTAACTTTGCTGCAAAAACAATGGGAATTCCCTATCTCGGTTTATTCAGTGCCTGTGCTACATCAATGGAAAGTTTAGCATTAGCTGCTTTTTTTATAAATAGTAACGGGGCTAATTATATATTGAGCGGAACGTCCAGTCATAACGCAGCAGCTGAGAAACAATTTCGCTATCCCACAGAATATGGCGGACAGAAACCACCAACGGCACAATGGACAGTTACTGGCGCCGGTTGTGCTTTAGTAGGAAAAGATGGTATAGGCCCAGTCGTCACCTCTTCTACCATTGGCAAGGTTGTCGATATGGGAATAACAGATCCCTTTAATATGGGGGGAGCTATGGCACCAGCAGCTGTAAATACCATTGAGACTCATTTTAAAGAAAGAAATGTGGATCCGGACTTCTATGATTTAATCATCACAGGTGACCTTGGTCATATTGGGAGAGAAGTTTCACTGGATCTTATGAATGAGCGTGGGCTTAATGTCAGAGAGGAGCAATTTGTAGACTGTGGGCTTACCATTTACCGAGAAGATCAGCCTGTTCTAGCTGGTGCAAGTGGACCTGCATGTTCGTCTATCGTGACATATGGACATTTTTTAAATCAAATGAAAAAAGGTGATCTAAAGCGAATTCTTGTTGTTGCCACTGGATCCCTTCATTCGCCAATGAGTATACAGCAAAAAGACCCCATCCCCTGTATCGCTCATGCAGTTTCTATCGAGTCAGGAAGTGAAACCTTATGA
- a CDS encoding DUF421 domain-containing protein — protein sequence MPDWITIILQSLTLLVILFFMTKWLGAKQMSQLNVFEYISGIVLGGIVAIHTIDPNSNLIYGILAMFVWFIVPFTVEYISLKSKSFRNFTDGKSTVFIQDGKIMEDNLKKEGYTTDDLLEKLRDNNVFLASDVEFAILDPSGTVSVLPKKENRPLTPKDLGLKLAPEKEPQTVIMDGKVLLEPLANLNLNTNWLETELDKINVSIENVFLGQADTNGQLTVDLYDDKIAVPSPSELPLLLATMKKSQADLELFALATEDENAKQMYEKNSKKMQQAIDMAGPYLK from the coding sequence ATGCCGGATTGGATTACCATTATTTTACAGTCACTTACATTATTAGTTATTTTGTTTTTTATGACAAAATGGCTTGGCGCGAAACAAATGTCACAACTAAATGTTTTTGAATACATTTCTGGCATCGTTTTGGGTGGTATTGTAGCTATTCACACGATAGATCCAAACAGCAATCTCATATATGGAATTTTAGCCATGTTTGTCTGGTTTATTGTGCCTTTTACTGTCGAGTATATTTCGTTAAAAAGTAAATCTTTTCGTAATTTCACGGATGGAAAAAGTACAGTATTTATTCAAGACGGCAAAATTATGGAGGATAACTTAAAAAAAGAAGGATATACCACGGATGACTTACTTGAGAAATTGCGTGACAATAATGTATTCCTTGCTTCTGATGTTGAATTCGCTATATTGGACCCATCCGGAACAGTAAGTGTTCTGCCCAAAAAAGAGAACCGTCCTTTAACGCCAAAGGATCTAGGCTTAAAACTCGCACCGGAAAAAGAACCGCAAACGGTGATTATGGATGGAAAAGTCTTACTCGAACCCTTGGCCAATTTAAATTTGAATACAAATTGGCTGGAAACAGAATTGGATAAAATCAATGTTAGTATTGAAAATGTGTTTCTAGGACAAGCAGACACAAATGGTCAATTAACGGTCGATTTATATGATGATAAGATTGCAGTACCAAGCCCTTCAGAATTGCCTCTTCTACTGGCTACAATGAAAAAATCCCAAGCCGATCTAGAGCTGTTTGCATTGGCTACAGAAGATGAGAACGCCAAACAAATGTATGAAAAAAACAGCAAAAAAATGCAACAAGCGATTGATATGGCTGGTCCCTATTTAAAATAA
- the nfsA gene encoding oxygen-insensitive NADPH nitroreductase: MNTTVETILNHRSIRKFKSEKLTKDQIHTIVKAAQQASTSSHVMAYTIIGITDENLKAELSAVSGQPYVKDNGHLFVFCGDLNRIYQQASIEEQSQMQESMESTEQFIVTTIDAALAAQNASVAAESMGLGICFLGSLRNDITRVSNLLKLPEHVIPLFGLAVGYPDQDPEIKPRLPLEVVYQENEYATDKQHALIRDFDNQLTSYYQNRSSNTRTDTWTEQMIRKYSHPIRMDVTPFMKDKKFNKR, from the coding sequence ATGAATACTACAGTAGAAACGATTCTTAATCATCGTTCTATCCGTAAATTTAAATCAGAAAAACTAACAAAAGATCAAATACATACCATCGTAAAGGCTGCTCAACAAGCTTCAACCTCGAGCCATGTTATGGCATATACTATTATAGGAATCACTGACGAAAATCTAAAGGCAGAGTTGTCAGCTGTTTCGGGACAGCCTTATGTAAAAGACAATGGCCACTTATTTGTATTCTGTGGAGACTTAAACCGTATTTATCAACAAGCTTCTATAGAAGAGCAATCACAAATGCAGGAAAGTATGGAAAGTACAGAACAATTTATTGTAACAACAATTGACGCGGCGCTGGCTGCACAAAATGCATCTGTTGCGGCAGAGTCGATGGGACTTGGTATTTGTTTTCTAGGCAGCCTGCGAAATGATATAACACGAGTAAGCAATTTATTGAAACTTCCTGAACACGTCATTCCTTTATTCGGACTAGCAGTGGGCTATCCGGATCAAGATCCTGAAATCAAACCACGTCTCCCGCTTGAAGTTGTTTATCAGGAGAATGAATATGCAACTGACAAGCAACACGCATTAATACGTGACTTTGATAATCAGCTTACATCCTATTATCAAAATCGCTCCAGCAATACACGAACAGATACATGGACCGAGCAAATGATTCGAAAGTACAGTCATCCCATACGAATGGATGTTACACCATTTATGAAGGATAAAAAATTTAATAAAAGATAA
- a CDS encoding DUF1657 domain-containing protein, translating into MTVGSQLKQTIAGLKSAQASFEQFALQTENKQAKQTYENAAQQTQTVLQSVEPRVQQIEQEEPQYKGF; encoded by the coding sequence ATGACGGTAGGTAGCCAATTAAAACAGACCATTGCCGGGCTTAAAAGTGCACAAGCAAGTTTTGAGCAATTTGCATTGCAAACGGAAAATAAACAAGCCAAACAAACGTACGAAAATGCTGCACAACAAACACAAACTGTCTTGCAAAGTGTTGAACCAAGAGTACAGCAAATCGAACAGGAAGAACCACAATACAAAGGTTTTTAG
- a CDS encoding DUF1657 domain-containing protein produces MTVGAQVKSCYSSIKSIEASLNMMTNKAQDQETKDTFHQVQQIMNEIKMDLQQQVIHLEKEEPQY; encoded by the coding sequence ATGACAGTCGGAGCGCAAGTGAAAAGCTGTTATTCATCGATAAAGAGTATAGAGGCAAGCTTGAATATGATGACAAATAAAGCCCAGGATCAGGAAACAAAGGATACATTTCATCAAGTTCAACAAATCATGAACGAAATAAAAATGGATTTGCAGCAACAGGTTATACATCTTGAAAAAGAAGAACCACAATACTAG
- the spoVAE gene encoding stage V sporulation protein AE produces MIFFWAFVVGGLICVIGQIMLDVFKLNPAHMLTILVISGAVLDGIGLYEPLIDFAGAGVTVPITSFGNQLVHGAMQEAETHGLIGVVTGMFEVTSAGISAAIIFGVIGAILFKSKG; encoded by the coding sequence ATGATATTTTTCTGGGCCTTCGTAGTGGGTGGACTCATCTGTGTCATTGGACAAATTATGCTTGATGTATTTAAATTGAACCCTGCTCACATGTTAACGATTCTGGTGATCTCCGGGGCTGTGCTGGATGGAATAGGTTTATATGAACCATTGATTGATTTTGCTGGAGCAGGCGTTACCGTACCAATCACAAGCTTTGGTAACCAGTTGGTTCACGGTGCAATGCAAGAAGCGGAAACACATGGGCTTATTGGTGTTGTGACAGGTATGTTTGAAGTTACCAGTGCAGGTATTTCTGCTGCCATTATTTTCGGCGTGATTGGGGCAATACTGTTCAAATCAAAAGGATAG
- a CDS encoding DMT family transporter: MNKAFLLIIIGAGLWGTIGWYVNHLYTFGFTPMEVVTLRSWSSALLLLLYLMITSPKKLKLHTPKDIKYFLGTGILSIIFFNYCLFTAIELSTLPVATALLYTAPAFVTMMSFFLFKEPLTRVKIISLVVTLFGTCFVVGVIPLNMQSLPINSILFGLGSGVGYALYSIFSKFALEKYTSLSITTYTFIVAAVALVPFFPYQEKAFLLMEPLVLSYAFGLGFLPTAFAYIIYTYGLQQTEASEASILTTIEPIVATFIGIFIFQEAFTFMQMVGMALIIGAIVAIQVNSKSYRKKSGAT, from the coding sequence TTGAATAAAGCTTTTCTACTCATCATCATCGGTGCTGGTTTATGGGGGACTATTGGCTGGTATGTAAATCATTTATATACATTTGGGTTTACACCTATGGAGGTTGTTACCTTAAGGTCGTGGTCTTCAGCCCTTTTATTATTACTCTATTTAATGATCACTTCACCTAAAAAGTTAAAATTACATACACCAAAAGATATAAAATATTTTTTAGGTACAGGTATTTTAAGCATCATCTTCTTTAATTATTGTTTGTTTACAGCTATCGAATTGTCTACACTCCCTGTTGCAACAGCATTATTGTATACAGCACCGGCTTTTGTAACAATGATGTCTTTTTTCCTATTTAAAGAGCCCCTGACAAGGGTGAAAATCATCTCCCTAGTTGTTACGCTGTTTGGGACTTGCTTCGTTGTTGGGGTAATTCCACTGAATATGCAATCGCTTCCTATTAACAGTATCTTATTTGGATTAGGATCAGGAGTTGGTTATGCACTATACAGCATATTTAGTAAATTCGCATTAGAAAAATATACAAGTTTAAGTATTACAACGTATACATTTATTGTCGCAGCAGTTGCACTAGTACCGTTTTTCCCATACCAAGAAAAAGCATTTTTACTTATGGAACCACTTGTCCTATCCTATGCGTTTGGGCTTGGGTTTTTACCAACTGCATTTGCGTATATTATTTACACCTATGGACTGCAGCAGACAGAAGCCTCGGAAGCTTCCATCTTAACTACAATTGAACCTATTGTAGCAACGTTTATCGGTATTTTTATTTTCCAGGAAGCATTTACGTTTATGCAGATGGTTGGAATGGCTTTGATTATTGGTGCGATTGTAGCCATTCAGGTAAATAGCAAATCTTATAGAAAAAAGTCAGGAGCGACTTAA
- a CDS encoding aspartyl-phosphate phosphatase Spo0E family protein: protein MYPDDKLLKRIEFLRQQMAEVATEKGYTHIDSIELSQELDQLLNLYETMKKIEQNR from the coding sequence ATGTATCCCGACGATAAACTTTTAAAACGAATAGAATTTTTGCGCCAACAAATGGCTGAAGTTGCAACCGAAAAAGGGTATACTCATATTGATTCAATTGAACTCAGTCAGGAATTGGATCAATTATTGAACCTCTATGAGACGATGAAAAAAATTGAACAAAATAGATGA